The genomic interval CCATCTCACTTCTGCTTTCTGATGCTGGGTTTTCCTTTGACTCTGTCTTTGCAGTAACAGCCTCCTCTCCAGTTTCCTGAAAATGACAAGAAGGGTTAGTTGCACCCGGATCACTATGCTCAAATTGTTGAATAAGGTTTCGAGAGTAAAATCAACCTTGGCACCATCAGCATTTGTCTCCATTTTCAGGCTGTCCTTCCCAAATCTTTTGCATTCCTGGAATATACTCAATCCATGGGACAAGCTGTTCAAAATCCAGAATAGTAATCAGATAAAACCCTCACCATTTGATTggtaaagaagaagaaagaaaaagattattaaGAAAGGCATATACCTCTTGGATGATATAACAAGCTTCCCATTTCGGTATTCTGGATCCTCGTTGTCCATTAAATGATGAGAAATTGCTGATACCACGATTTCTTCTATGTAATTACTAAGCACCATTGTATCTGCCTGGCAGATTGAACCCAAATCATCGCATTCAAGATCATTGGCCGCAAGTACTTCAGCAATGTGGTTTTTGTTATCTTGAAACTGGAGAACCTTCATATCCTCTTCCAGTTTAGCTTTCCAGTTAACTAGATGAGTTTCATCTTCAGGTAGTTTGACTTCAAGATTGTATGGGAATAAAATGGTGAGCCTCTCATCTACATCCCTGCAATCATCTTCTGGTTCCAACATCCTAGAGCCAAGCACCAAAACTGATCCCGAAAGTTTCTTCAACAATTTGTCCAACAAATTGTAAAACCTTTGTGATTGAAATAAAAGCTTATCAACGTCCCTGAGGTATAAAATGACAGAACTGGTTTCAGTTATTGAAACCAATACCtgtatgaaaaataacaagttATTACccatttatttcatatttcgAGTCCAGAAAGAAAAGCTTATAAAAAAACTGTGCTGACTGTATAGTTGAGGCACTTTATGCATAACACATTCACTCACACATACACTCACAGACACACATATGAAGTTAAGAACAGGTATCTTCCAATCAAGATCTCCCATAAATTTAAcaacattttatctttcaagACGAGCAGTTTAGTACTTAAGATACCTTGTACAGAGACTGTAGAAAAAGTTTCTCATCGAAACACCAGCTGCTTATGCGCTTGAGTGGAgctgaaaataaatcaatgaaAATTATGTATTAGCCACAGTAAGTTATAGGATTTTTTGGTAACTGTATATGAAGTATGAGATACTGTGAAGAAGCTACTGCAAGCCATATATCTACTTGAATGAAAGCCATGGTAAAAAGTAagattttttggtaatcataTTCACTTTTTTGAAAACTAGGAGTGATGTAGGGAATGTTCCAGAAAACTTATAAGTTGCTAGTGTACATTGTAATAACAAGGTTTCTGGTGAAGATATCATGATCAAATCAAGTAAAAGTGAATTCATCGCAATGAGCATAATGTGTCTCCGACAGAAGATTGTTAACTGCCTATGAAAGTATCTTGTATTTATGAGAACAATCAGGATAACAATCAGAATTAACAGAGAGACAATGTGATGCAGTAACCTTTTAAGATTTCAGGATAGTATGAAAAGAATACAAATTACTAACCTGGACTTGGAGAAGCACCAAGGGAGGAGATGCTACTCATATCAGAGGCATTTCTACGATGTTTTGGCAGAAAACTTGAACCTTCCATACAtctgaaaaattatgaagCAATTAGAATCCAGTAGGCACAAATGATCCACTCAACAAATGAAGCTTAAAATCTAACTGTTAGTTCATATGCTATACCTTGATTTCAAATCAACATTACTGCTCTGCCGATGCAATGTTCCTGTGAAACAATTATTGATCAGAGCAATAATAAATGTTGAGAAAAAGAATCaacaagaaatgaaaacagtaaaacaaaaacaatcaaGATTATATTTGAAGTAGAAAAATCATATGGAAATCATCAAAACCTCGGATCAACAAACATCAACGAACATCAAACTTCATTCCAATAAGCAGAATTGCTAAACATATCCAACAAATAGATCAGTACTTTATTTCTACCTTTGTTTTCTTCCCTTGGAGGGAGTTTTGAGAAGGAGCCAAGCAAACCGGACATCCGCTCCAATGTCATCTCTGAGATGGACCTCTTAAAAGACTACAAAACAAAGCAACTAATCAGGAAAAAGACACACAACTTCAGGCTATCGGTTTACTTTTGTATCCAACAGAAGCATTCTGCAGTATGGAGCAAAATGGATAAGCATTCGGAATCTCAACAAAGGTAAACTATTTTCTGACTTTATGACTTATATTCATCCACTTTGTTCTAACAACATATGATGTGACAATGCAACAGTAAACACATTTCAGATTCAGAAACCTTAAAGACATAGTATTTTTATCAGTAGAAGTCAGGGAAAGCTTACAGGTTCTTTTCTGGCACAACCGTATTTGTTTTGCATCTGTAGGTAGGTAAACACAAAGAATGTAAGTACCAATCAGAGAGAattcaaatgaattaaaaattatattaaaataatatatgcgTCTGTCAAGATGTGATAGTCACCTTTAAGGAAAAGTCATTAACATCTAACAGGAGCAACTTTGACTCAAAGAAATGTGCTAAAGCCTTGGCGAGCATTTGCTGATAAAGTTCTACAGAAAATCAATTGGCAAcaagaatatattaaaaatgaactGTGGACATAGATGCTTTAGTTTAACACTTCAATCAgattcaaaaatgaattttgaacAAAGATTTGATGCAGACTAGACTAGCATATCATATCCCCATTATCTTACCAGCAGGTCCTGACAGCAAAATAGTTCTGCTTGCTGGTGAAAGATTCCGGGTGTGTTTGGAAATTTCAGAGTGTTTAAGGTGAACATATGCAGCACTTGTCAACAACATCCGCGTTCTCTCGCTGTCGTTGCCATCATCAGAATGAGGATATTAGTATTAGATATAACCATTAAATCTGTCTCTAATTGACGTGTTGGAGAAAGCTTGTTTGATACAAGAACTTCTTATGATTATTACATGTTAGGCTCCTTAGCTTAACAACATCACTAACTTATGACTAAAAGACAGAAAAAGTTGATGATATATCCAGTTGCATAATCCACAAATTCCGGGTTAATACCACAGTACATgctattacaaaaaatatataagaccATAAATTCTTCCAGGGGGAAAAAGGccataatctaaaatttgttgagtatttatttataaaagaaaacaagaacatcaaatatttatcaaaatgcAGAGACAAAGTcataatctaattttattttatttcatttttttggtaattattGAGATCACATGATctatataatattcaaaagaaaactaaGAAATCAAACTAGCTTTTTCACAGAGATGAATTAGATCTCTTTTTTCCCAGTAAAACAGGACATGGAAAAAGTAATctgccaaaacaaaaaaagtaaaaactctctatttattaaaagCCAGTGAACAAACTAGTAAAAGGAACAGAGGATCACAGAGATTTTAAATTGaacatttatttatcatcTTTGTATCTCAGGATCTTAAAATGCTCATAGAACTCCAAAAccaaacatttaaaagaaaaaaaaattatctaacaCAATAAGACACAAACGAAAGGAAATTAACAAACTGCAACTCTCTTGCTTACCTAAGATAATAAGGAAACTCATCAAAGGTGGTCTTGATATCCTTGCCATCAAGCACTTGCCTCATCAGCTCCTTCTCAATCTGCTCTCCAGATACACCCTCCGTCGAGGAATAAGAGCCAGAGCTTGAACCACCTCCCCATTTACTCACACTTTGCCCTGAAGCCAATCCCAATCCCATCCCCACTCCAACTCCCACGCTCAAAGCTGACAACAATATATGCTTTTGCTCCATTTTTCTCTCCCAAAATGCTAACTTTTTCAATACCCTCTTCTCAAAATTtcaactttaataatttttcacctGCAAAATGCAATCTTTGAACTCTGGTCCCAACTGGGTTGTTGGtgaatgaagaagaaataaatggattaaaaaaaaatctggtTTTGTCCGAATAGAACGTTGTGTCAAAGGCTTGATGACAGGTAAATGGACTTCTTGTTGGTTGCACTCGCTAATTGTTGTTATGTGGTGTCCTTCTCTTCAACTATTTATAGCAATGCTTTATGCTTATTATACTAATGGACGTTAAATGCTTGCTTGGTTGCCgggaaaaatatattattatcaattttttctcTTGCTTTTTTGACTTACTGGTGACtctcttccttttcttctAATTGGTCGGCTTTCTTTTCTATAACTTTTTAACTCGTTGGcagctttttgtttttgcgattatttaattgttattaaattaattaattataataaggTTAATCATGCAACCCCCACCCTCAACTTTGGCTGTCATCCGTTCGTTTGATcatgtttttatttgaaaaaaaaaatcataaatagcATTTATTTCTATGTGAATGGTCGTTTGGACACCATATCTTATTTTCGCTCAAAGctcaaacattttattttccaaaattaaagGGAGATTGTGATATCTCATATTGTTAGTGAAGATTTATTTTCTAGAGTGTTTAGAGATCTTGTGTCctcctaattaaataaattgttgtGATAGTGTTGgactcaaaaaaaataattacgtgaattaaaagaatatgTGTTCGCGGacaatatcaatttaatattttattaggttTAAAATGTTATAGTGAGCATTgacttaaatttaatttaggtGTCGATTTAGTTAATAGGCTAAACAAATTgtatcacaaattattttttaaacttacatatgcatttgaattttatattttactttttgatttttttttgtaccaTTACAAGAATGAAATCGAAAGTTCGGAATCCCTCTACTTATGCGAGTGGAATttatatcttaaatattgtgtgttATTTTAAGGAAtcttattaattgaaatagACCATAGACAAAGaccatatatataaatttgaataaaagaggcaaaaatagaaaagtcgtaggaaaattgaagaagaaaccaaccatctctatcaaattaaatatggaCCGCCAATAACTATAGACACGGTGTTCCGTTTATTACTAGGCGATTCCTATGCTTTATTTTTCAACGAAGTTATCAAAATATCAAGTTGCAAATGgtaattaattacatcttgataataataatgatagtgatgaaaaatattcaaccATGCATGGATGCACACAATTATCTACAATTTTATATTGCTCTCAATCAATTTcgtgttcatttttttttatcaaataatttgtttCCGATTCCACTAATTCTTTCGGTGATGGCTTTACAGTTTAGCACATGGacttgaaaagttaaaatttaatatgcaCGTTGTCACTTTCTCTTTGCATATGTGTAATTTCTTCCCTTGTGTTTAAGCTTAGTTACGCTAATAGGAGGCGGCTGCACAAAAAGTTTTGACACAATATTTGgttaattgattattgaatGCTTGGCTCTTAAGTTCTTGATTGGTTCATGTGGCTTCAACTTGCGCGAAAAAAACAAACGATCTTCCTTTTTCAGAGCTACCTTTTAGAATATCTGGAAACATCGACAAACTAGTTTTGATGATACCCTTATTGTCAAGGATGCATTTAACAAGTCACAATTGTAACTGTTTTTGTCAAAAAGATCTAATTCGAAGTACTGAAATGTCAAATTGCCTCCAATACAAAGCTAAAAACTGTGGGATGGATTAtctttaaatctttttaatcTCCCTGATTAGATATATTTGGACTATTATATGACCCTTCtttacttgtgtttttttAACCCTCAAGGAACAAACTCTTtgctcaaatttatttaatttcttgattAGGATGAAGTGCTTAATTAATTCTCAAGTCCAAAATCATCGATTTTGTGATTTTTCGAGTCATGAATAAAAGAGAGAACAACCCATTGCCATTAGTAAAAGTAGTAAATTGGATCCCATTCTACAATACAACCATTTTTTCCCTCTaatgttttttcatttatactTACTCTTTTATAGTTTTCATAATAAACAGTTTCCCcccttattaaaaaattttagttatgaAACTCATTTCAACCATGAGAtacaatatttcttttttatgtcaacattgaaagaatatttagggaagtttctatttttttttttttttgaagaactACCATTCTTTCCTAGGTACCGTATTGATGGTTAAATTAAGTCAACAAGTGAAGGTTCTTAACTTAAGGTTAATAATTATCCTTGCAAAATAAGATAATGGATGTGATCATTGTGAGAGGAACTAAATGAAGCAATATGCTCATAATTCTGTGAATTTACAACATCTGCTGCTACATAAAGCATTGGTCTATGTAGACTAGGACCACGAATAAATTAATCGAAAGTTTCTAATTAGCTTTTTGTATCTATATaatacatattattttaattttcttctcttgcataataaaaattagctTTTGATGAATGATGACATGGGTTCAGTGTGAGACATtcaaattaagtaatttacaaataaaagcagtgaaaaaaaaaaaaaaaagtaaagtgGCATGGCGTGTAACCCACAAATCACGGTGTTGCAAAAAGATTTTGAAGGAAAGCATGAGCATGTGCTGCTGATgtggaaaattaaaagagttaAATTTTTGATACCAAATTGGTAGATGTGTATAGAATCATAAGATAGACGCCCAAAGGATTCGGTCTCACtcattcactttttttttttcctttgatcATCATCAATGTCAAAAAGATTCTCTTATTGTTGTCACCTTTTTGATAACTTGATAAGAGCTCTCTCCTGTCTCCACTCACATTTTCAACaacttttttatcttaatttttagcTGCTGTAGATTAGGTCATTagggttttcattttttccctttcatacttgctttttatttttacattataaatggGACCCCATTAAGATCTTACTTGTATTTGTAATCCCTTAGAGCTAGCACCATTATGCATGAAATCCCCCACTTACCCACCATTATGCATGAATCCCCCACTTACCCATCAAGTTAGAGAAAAGAGGAAAGGGACAAGAATGACACTTGGGCCAATAATGTTTCTAACTTCTACTATTTAATTAGCTCTTAATTCCTtctcgaaaaaaaaaatagctcttaattcttctttttttttagttaaatacCATATTATGTCATTCAACCCCTGGCACATTTAGGTATCGATTTTTGACCATCTTGATGCTCATGACCTAACACAATTCTTAGGTTTTCCCTTTTTAAGATGTAAAATGTATTGATACGTTCTATTCATATAGAAAATTTATCATCTTCCAAACATTACCTGTGGATACTAGTtgtaaattattgtttatgttcaattttttttctatagaAGGATTATAAATGTGACTTTTGTTAACCAATAGCGTTCTACCTACGATTTTTAATGTCAGTTATTAAAACGAAATTAGGGAtgtaagtgaaaaaaatgatgaCTGTATGgaaagttagaaaaaaaaaagttggtaaatttcatatatatgttGCTTAAGCGATTTAGTTGTGTGTTTGATGTGAGATGCATGCAATTAATGCTTTTTGCATTTGAGGTGATAAGGTTGCATGTCTAGATCAATCAAATTGAACGTGTGTACATGCAAGcatgcttttgctttttggcAAAACACTATTCAGTTTTATTAAGAATTATTTGGTACAACATTCTAATTGCCCAAAGTGAATTATAGTTTCTATTTCTAATCAGTCATTTCTGAATGATGTAGCAAGGAAATTTTCTCAAGGAAGGATCCTTAAGCTATCACTTAGACCTTCAAAActcaagaaataataataataatgataattaaaatgaaggaAATTTTCCTAAGGAAGGATCACAAACCAGCATCAATAAAACTCTGTAAATGTAGTAATGATATAAtattgaaacattcatttatataGATATGTATCCCTAGTAAACACTTAAATATTATGTATAATTACTCCTGTCAATTATATTAACCTGTTTTAGTTTAGTTAATTTGCCTTTTCCTTTCCCTTGATTACTGGGAATTTCTAATAATTGGTTTATCCCTGATCTAGAAAGCATAAAGAATTCGTGCAGCTGATCACTACTTTGTTCACacaagactttttttttttaaacctttattttcaactatatgttattttttatttatttttggtttgccaCCTTTACTGATTTGCTAAGTAACTACtgtaattctattttttgagCTTTCTTGccaacaaaaggaaaaagaaaaagtcttTAGAAAGTTACTTGTAACTTTCTCAAAGGCATTCAATTAAAGCCTACGAGTCCAATTAATTGactcataaaataaataaataccaaCTTACTAACTGCAGAAAGTTTGAATCTTCGACGATGTGGACATTATTTAGATCCCCACCAACAACAGCCAGTGGAGTTCAACAACTTTAAAGCTCTCTTATTgtcttgtgtgtgtgtgactGTGTGTGCCAACAATGGATCCTCAAATTCTGGCCGTTCATTGTACATGAATCATGATCATGACCAGTTGTAATTAATGGAAATTGTGtctgaagaaagaaaatatgaagCGAAtggatttattaattaattttagcaCATTCTCataaagtgtgtgtgtgtgtgtgtatatatatatatatatatatatatgaaagatGATGAGGACTCTCGTGTTGCTTAGAGAACAAGAATAAGGATTCTCTGCATATTTTTCCCCCCCTTATTTTACTTCTTATTGTCTTTATGAATTAATctcgtttaaaaaaattccaacaTTCAATAAATTACAAGTCACTTCACCGAACAATTTAGTCAGTGGAATTTTTTGATTCCGTGGTGATTGATATGTTTTATGTTCAGCAAACGACAAAGATTTGATTACttactaaattttaatcatacaCGATTATAAACACAAGCGTGACCATTTTCCATGAATGTGAAATACCAAACTTTATAGTGGCATGAGCAGGCAGTGGCTAGATCATTATATTTAGCTAATTTACAATCACACATGCAACAACTATAATGGAGCATGTTAATTTATGTGTAACTTATACGTTGTGTCGACTTTGTTTTCACTAAAAATGACAAACAGAAAAGACAATTAATGGGCCAATTTTTATTCCTGTTATTTTAAAGATATATCCCAGATCTGTGGACCACTTTTGCTCCTTCTCCCCAAAGCTCATGTATCAAAAGGAAAGAAACTTGAACAAGACTCAAACTACAGCGTCTGTgagaataattaataaatagaatgCAAAGTAAGGAAGGAAGCAAAGCACAACCGAAAAGCTAAAACCAGGTTGGCCAAGTTGGCCCAGCCAGCAGGATTTGCCGACTGGCGATTTTTGTTGTTAGTGCAAGAATGGTGCCAATCGACGCATCATACGTTGCAACACGGTATTTGAATTGAATCGAGTTTGAGGATTCTGAGTAGGTCAAAAGGGAAGCAACCAATgctcataaaaaatatactgCGACAACGATctaactttataaaaatagtgacCTAATTCAGTCATTTTTTCTCATTATATATCACATATGGGTCATCCAGCCACTATTGCAAAAGCTGAAAAGACCTCTCTTTCCAGAAGACTCTTGTTTTCTGAATTCAAGCAATAATGAATTATGTTAAAGCATTTGTCCGGTATTTAGATGGtaaaacaataaagatattaaTTAGTGTTTATAAGTATGATACatcacattattttaatacttctCAATAAGTGGTATTTATCATCGAGTTAGACTATGATAGTTGATATAAAATGGTTTTAACCATGTCAAATCAAAGGCTCCAGTAGGTATTGTTGGacttagggatggcaattgtacccgcaaaccTACAAATTCGCCCAAATCCATCCGTTAAAATCCGTCCATTGCAGATAATTTTGCGGGTTGCAGATGGGTTTggtattataaattgaaaccCACACTTGAATGAGGGTAGGTTTGGTATTAGCTCAATATCCTGTGCATACCCGCATGGGTATCAGCTAGACCcgcaattttttaaaaatatttttaatttaattttaattgaaaaaatatttaaatctaaaaaatatataaagaaaataatgcaattatGCAAAGTGCCAAATaaccaaatttttttgtatggtctatttttctttaacttaatgcatggattattttattattataatttttttcttcgaattaatatttgaaaagtattattctttggaaaatattaatcttaatcatTATTGTAGGCATCATGTTGGATAGGTGCTAATGATGgtgaatgaaacaaaaatcttCTCTTGGAGGAGCTTGTGttgaatgataattattatttttagatgctAGTTCGTGggtttttttaatggatttgtgtattttatacttaaatttgagaatttgtgttggattgatgttgaaattttaatttttcatttacaatggttaaatttaaaattgagtatgttatgtcgaatttgaggttattattgtaaatttatatactaaacatttgtgattttaaatgtaCAAACTGTAAAAAATCCGTCGGATACCATTGTGGGTTCGGTAATCGTCAAAACCCACAGGGAATgagttttcttaaaaaaattaaaactcctGCGGGTTGCGAGTggatttggtaatttaaattttgtgcgggtttAGGTTTGGTAATGACAAACCCGCTGCaggcggtgcccattgccatccctagttgGACTTATATAGTTTAGTGGTGAGTTGGCGATCATAATAATATCGAGGACGCCTGTTTAGAGATGACAATGGTGTGGAGGTAGGAATGGGGAGGGCTACCTCATTTCTCAccctattaaaaattttcaccaTCATCCCCCCCACCTCAtccccaataaatttagttgatTCTTCATTTCCACCCTATTtctcatttacttattttataataagtatGGATAAATGGTttctgtaaattaaaaattaaagatttaaataaaatcattactatattataaagtatttaaattattttaaaaaaatcttcaaaagATTGAACCAATATCttgaaataatatcaaaacttaaaaatgtttgaagagAACATCAccttgagagagaaaaaatataacaatattttaggATTGAATAAGAATCATAATTTAGGGGTCTCTTTTAGTTATAACCTATTTgtattaggtaaaaataaaaataaaatttattaagcaacaatgtaattaataaaacaaaaattattgaacaaaacttaaaaaattatttatatataatagggattggggtgggggtggAGAGTATAAAACCAAACTTTATCATATTAAGAATTTgaagattatttttctttcattcctTACTTCgttccttaaaaattatttaaaatccATCTCATTTAGAGTGAAACCTGAAGCTCTAAACCCATAAAAGATTTTATCATCCCTACACCAATTTGAACCATACGATGCCTCTTTCTTCTTCCCATCAAAATGtagaatatgataaaaaatttctcaaatgTGTCAGCAAAGGAGCCAATATTATTGGCCACCAGCAAaggttccttttttttttttaattatttaaatgttgaGTTGTCTCATATATCTTTTAGGTTAGAATATTGGAACTCCAAGACCCCAACAATGGGAATGGTCCCATCACGTTGTCCAGAAGTAAAAGGGAGAAGTCCCACCCTTAAACAAATCATTTTAGTAGATTCATATACAGTTGGACGTAGTGTTGTGCACATGGAGTTATGTGCCAATAATTTACATCACATTAAATCCCCTCTAATTTATGAGAAGTCTTTTTATCAGATCTTTGAtgatataagaaaattggcaTTGGATTTAATCTCCTCCAATTAAAGTGCGTCGCTTTTACATCTTATGTTGTTCATTCAGTCACTGCGTCTGAGCCACAATcactttgtaattaatttctatcatATCAAATTGTGATTGTCCACAAAATTTGGCCTGTGTTTGTGGACAATAAAGCAACCGTTTTTAATACGTGTGCACTTGTAAAAGTGTGTggtttatgatttatttaattacactTTCTCATCCAATAAATGGCAATCACAGTCTTATACTTTGTCTAGCACAAAAATGTATGGACTTcagattcaaattcttttaataaaaaaaaattaaaaaaactcaaatgtAGTAAGAGGCATCATATGCGGATGGCAAAAAGAGCCCGTCTGAATTTTTCTGGCTTTcactgaaatttaaaaatttagaattggGCTCGAGTCAAAATATCCCGACCCGACCCaacccaaaattaaaataaaaaataattttatttgtataactTTCTTTGAGATGATTTcatattatgtttattttattatttatataattatatgattcaaataatttttatgtttatgttaaattttaatatataaatgggATGTTgtgtcaattttttaaaaatttaaataattaaatataaaaaaaaaactttaaaaaattatgaacttTGGACTTAGATAAAAGTCCAACCCAACCTTGACCTGAATCAGGTCGGCCACATTCCATTGACATCCCTAATGTACAGTATTAGAATTTGGGCATTTCAATAAGAAAATTACAGATCCTAACCCAAAGATtttgagcattttttttttggaataggCATTTTAACACCCTTTAAAATTCCTCATAAGTCtcctttttaattgaaattactcaaataacctaatataaattaattcatttcttgttttaaatagaaattcaattaaaaacttaaatagaTTATTCTTTTGACAAACTTTTTACACCACCcccatttcataatttatattttaactgatttttttttaaatgaagcTATAAGAATATAGAGTTATGAATATAGAAATTAtgtaataaaaggaaaaaatttaacacaaatataatattttgggaTTTGCATGTATTTCAAAAggaaatacattttttaaggtaaaattttattagaagaGTAGAAGACCaaagatgattaattttaatatataaatttgtattttattaattaaactgGGGTATTTTAAAATCGAAAGGAtgttataagaattttagaggTGTGTTTGAAGCTCCACTATTTGTTTTGTGGAGTGCCGATAACTCAACCACTACTTTGATTTTATGACCCAAAGATTTTTATGGATTTGAGCTTGGACCATTAACACCTGTGGGCCAACAGTCCAGACTCTggacttattattattatttaagttttGGATAACCTATGAAAGAATCAAACATGATAACATA from Citrus sinensis cultivar Valencia sweet orange chromosome 9, DVS_A1.0, whole genome shotgun sequence carries:
- the LOC102621068 gene encoding uncharacterized AAA domain-containing protein C16E9.10c; the encoded protein is MEQKHILLSALSVGVGVGMGLGLASGQSVSKWGGGSSSGSYSSTEGVSGEQIEKELMRQVLDGKDIKTTFDEFPYYLSERTRMLLTSAAYVHLKHSEISKHTRNLSPASRTILLSGPAELYQQMLAKALAHFFESKLLLLDVNDFSLKMQNKYGCARKEPSFKRSISEMTLERMSGLLGSFSKLPPREENKGTLHRQSSNVDLKSRCMEGSSFLPKHRRNASDMSSISSLGASPSPAPLKRISSWCFDEKLFLQSLYKVLVSITETSSVILYLRDVDKLLFQSQRFYNLLDKLLKKLSGSVLVLGSRMLEPEDDCRDVDERLTILFPYNLEVKLPEDETHLVNWKAKLEEDMKVLQFQDNKNHIAEVLAANDLECDDLGSICQADTMVLSNYIEEIVVSAISHHLMDNEDPEYRNGKLVISSKSLSHGLSIFQECKRFGKDSLKMETNADGAKETGEEAVTAKTESKENPASESRSEMEKSVPVVKKDSENPPPAKAPEFPPDNEFEKRIRPEVIPANEIGVTFADIGALNEIKESLQELVMLPLRRPDLFKGGLLKPCRGILLFGPPGTGKTMLAKAIANEAGASFINVSMSTITSKWFGEDEKNVRALFTLAAKVSPTIIFVDEVDSMLGQRTRVGEHEAMRKIKNEFMTHWDGLLTRNGERILVLAATNRPFDLDEAIIRRFERRIMVGLPSAENREMILKTLLAKEKVEDLDFKELAAMTEGYSGSDLKNLCVTAAYRPVRELIQEERKKDMEKKKREEAAKSSEDASETKEEAKEERVITLRPLNMEDMRQAKNQVAASFASEGSVMNELKQWNDLYGEGGSRKKEQLTYFL